A genome region from Pseudomonas helmanticensis includes the following:
- a CDS encoding nucleoside-specific channel-forming protein Tsx, giving the protein MHTASPFRAPFARTFAVSLLLAGVTGLLSASAFAQPALPEESAQGEALSPEASPPKKGEYLSDWYNQDLMLIGSKDISFGPQPSDDIYLEYEYFGRKGPFELYGYIDVPKIFNIGNSHDKGVWDHGSPLFMEHEPRISIDYLAGRSLAIGPFKEWYVAFDWIYDHGSRKENRANTLYSGFGTDIDTHSRVNLSANLYGRYQWENYGASNEYSWDGYRAQLKYIVPIDKFSNGASLTYIGFTNFDFGSDIHKDNPARTANATVATNVLLYSFTHLRFTLVGRYFHNGGNWEDGSELNFGDGDFRARSNGWGYYAGVGYQF; this is encoded by the coding sequence ATGCACACCGCATCCCCCTTTCGCGCACCGTTTGCGCGCACGTTTGCTGTTTCCTTGCTTCTTGCTGGCGTTACCGGACTTCTCAGCGCCAGCGCTTTCGCTCAGCCCGCGCTGCCGGAAGAATCCGCCCAGGGCGAAGCCCTCAGCCCGGAAGCCAGCCCGCCGAAAAAAGGCGAATACCTGTCGGACTGGTACAACCAGGATCTGATGCTGATCGGCAGCAAAGACATCAGTTTCGGCCCGCAGCCGTCCGACGACATCTACCTGGAATACGAGTACTTCGGTCGCAAGGGTCCGTTCGAACTGTACGGCTACATCGACGTGCCGAAAATCTTCAACATCGGCAACAGCCACGACAAAGGTGTCTGGGATCACGGCTCGCCGCTGTTCATGGAACACGAACCGCGTATCTCCATCGACTACCTCGCCGGCCGCAGCCTGGCCATCGGCCCGTTCAAGGAATGGTACGTCGCGTTCGACTGGATCTACGACCACGGCAGCCGCAAAGAGAACCGCGCCAACACGCTGTACAGCGGTTTCGGTACCGACATCGACACCCACTCGCGGGTCAATCTGTCGGCCAACCTCTACGGCCGTTACCAGTGGGAAAACTACGGCGCGAGCAACGAGTATTCGTGGGACGGCTACCGCGCCCAGCTCAAGTACATCGTGCCCATCGACAAATTCAGCAACGGCGCTTCGCTGACCTACATCGGCTTCACCAACTTCGATTTCGGCTCCGACATCCACAAGGACAACCCGGCACGCACCGCCAATGCGACGGTGGCGACCAACGTCTTGCTCTACTCGTTCACCCATTTGCGCTTCACCCTGGTCGGGCGTTATTTCCACAACGGCGGCAACTGGGAGGACGGCAGCGAGCTGAACTTCGGCGACGGTGATTTCCGCGCACGTTCCAATGGCTGGGGTTACTACGCCGGTGTCGGTTATCAGTTCTGA
- a CDS encoding DMT family transporter, giving the protein MGLVILLAVVVLAGAVLSVQAAINGRLGETVGVLRSSLLTFAVGAVVTGLLILFFEPAQAVSLLDVPKWQLTGALFGVVYMMVMVGAVPVVGTAVATVAVIVGQLGMGMLIDNFGWLGNPAIELSSSRVLAMGCLGLALVFMYRSSRSAG; this is encoded by the coding sequence ATGGGTCTGGTTATTTTGTTGGCGGTGGTGGTGTTGGCCGGTGCGGTGTTGAGTGTGCAGGCGGCGATCAATGGGCGTCTGGGCGAGACCGTCGGGGTGTTGCGCAGTAGTTTGCTGACGTTTGCGGTGGGTGCGGTGGTGACCGGGTTGTTGATTTTGTTTTTTGAACCGGCGCAGGCGGTGAGTCTGTTGGATGTGCCGAAGTGGCAGCTGACAGGGGCGTTGTTCGGGGTGGTTTACATGATGGTGATGGTGGGTGCGGTGCCAGTGGTGGGGACGGCTGTGGCTACTGTGGCGGTGATTGTCGGGCAGTTGGGGATGGGCATGTTGATTGATAACTTTGGCTGGTTGGGGAATCCGGCGATTGAGCTTTCTTCGAGTCGGGTTTTGGCGATGGGGTGTCTGGGGTTGGCTTTGGTGTTTATGTATCGGAGTTCGCGTTCGGCTGGGTGA
- a CDS encoding metallothionein has protein sequence MPDRKCDCPGCKCTIKEGEHAYAVHGKHYCCEACAHHHKSGEECSSKGCHCAHPK, from the coding sequence ATGCCTGATAGAAAATGCGATTGCCCCGGGTGCAAGTGCACCATCAAGGAAGGCGAACATGCCTACGCCGTGCACGGTAAACACTATTGTTGCGAAGCCTGCGCGCACCACCACAAGAGTGGCGAAGAGTGCTCAAGCAAGGGCTGCCATTGCGCGCATCCCAAATAA
- a CDS encoding methyl-accepting chemotaxis protein — MTTQLTGLVTQVSDQAQRSDQAMERQRHETDQVATAINEMSAAAQEVAKSAQNAAVAAQQTDEEGQSAKRVVAGSIKQIHALVDDIRSSGVSLDSLQQDVTSIVGVLGVIRSIAEQTNLLALNAAIEAARAGEAGRGFAVVADEVRALASRTQISTQEIQGMIDRLQAGTQQAVEAMRRSSEAGDGTSQQANQAGASLDAMAELIATINSMNAQIASAAEEQTAVAEEINRSVHQIAVAVDNVADETQLGAQTSRSLADLGQRLGKLVGQFRI, encoded by the coding sequence ATGACCACGCAACTGACTGGTCTGGTCACGCAGGTGTCCGATCAGGCCCAGCGTTCGGATCAGGCAATGGAACGTCAGCGTCACGAGACCGATCAGGTCGCCACGGCGATCAACGAAATGTCCGCGGCCGCGCAGGAAGTGGCGAAGAGCGCGCAGAACGCCGCCGTCGCCGCCCAGCAGACCGATGAGGAAGGCCAGAGCGCCAAGCGCGTGGTGGCTGGCAGCATCAAGCAGATTCATGCGCTGGTCGATGACATCCGCAGCAGCGGCGTGTCGCTCGACAGTCTGCAGCAGGACGTGACCTCGATTGTCGGCGTGCTTGGGGTGATTCGCTCGATTGCCGAACAGACCAACCTGCTGGCATTGAACGCGGCGATCGAGGCAGCGCGCGCCGGTGAGGCCGGTCGCGGGTTTGCCGTGGTGGCGGATGAAGTGCGCGCATTGGCCAGTCGCACACAGATCAGCACGCAGGAAATTCAGGGGATGATCGATCGCTTGCAGGCGGGCACCCAGCAGGCAGTCGAGGCGATGCGTCGTTCCAGCGAGGCCGGTGACGGCACTTCGCAACAGGCCAATCAGGCCGGTGCATCGCTGGATGCGATGGCCGAGCTGATTGCGACGATCAACTCGATGAACGCGCAGATCGCCAGTGCGGCCGAGGAACAAACGGCGGTGGCCGAAGAGATCAACCGCAGCGTGCATCAGATCGCGGTGGCGGTGGATAACGTTGCCGATGAAACCCAGTTGGGTGCACAGACATCGCGCAGCCTCGCAGACCTCGGCCAGCGCCTGGGCAAACTGGTCGGCCAGTTCCGCATTTAA
- a CDS encoding quinone oxidoreductase family protein — translation MKALQFDKTGDLSSLRYVEVPTPVAGPDEILVQIKAAGLNPSDVKNVLGRFPYTTLPRIPGRDFAGVVVEGPQALIGQEVWGTGRELGFFADGSHAQFVKLPANGVAHKPSHLSFSQAASLGVPYTTAWDALERSLVSAETRLLVIGGGAVATAALALAKVRGAQLLAAARRPEQVKDLQAQGYQTIQLDKPEDLGAQVHAVYRDGADVIFDTTGFWLPASVAALATFGRIAIIAAPVDGQVQLPALALYRKGGSVVGINSLLYGVAACAAMLEQFGRFFDEGLLPLPEGLVESPLADGLARYAEVNQGGGDKVILIP, via the coding sequence ATGAAAGCACTGCAATTCGATAAAACCGGCGACCTGTCCTCCCTGCGCTACGTCGAGGTGCCGACGCCGGTGGCCGGCCCTGACGAAATTCTGGTGCAGATCAAGGCTGCCGGCCTCAACCCCAGCGACGTGAAGAATGTCCTCGGCCGTTTTCCTTACACCACGTTGCCACGCATCCCCGGTCGGGATTTCGCCGGGGTGGTGGTCGAAGGCCCGCAGGCGCTGATCGGTCAGGAAGTCTGGGGCACCGGTCGTGAGCTGGGTTTCTTTGCCGACGGTTCCCACGCGCAATTCGTCAAACTGCCGGCCAATGGCGTGGCGCACAAACCCTCGCACTTGAGTTTCAGCCAGGCCGCCAGCCTCGGCGTGCCGTACACCACCGCATGGGATGCACTGGAACGCAGTCTGGTCAGCGCCGAAACCCGTTTGCTGGTGATCGGCGGCGGCGCGGTGGCGACGGCAGCATTGGCCTTGGCGAAAGTGCGCGGAGCGCAATTGCTGGCAGCAGCGCGACGCCCCGAGCAGGTCAAGGATTTGCAGGCGCAGGGTTATCAGACGATTCAACTGGATAAACCCGAAGACCTCGGTGCGCAGGTCCACGCGGTATATCGCGACGGTGCCGATGTGATCTTCGACACCACCGGTTTCTGGCTGCCAGCGTCGGTGGCGGCGTTGGCCACGTTCGGACGCATTGCAATCATCGCCGCACCGGTCGACGGACAGGTACAACTGCCGGCACTGGCGCTGTACCGCAAGGGTGGTTCGGTGGTCGGGATCAATTCGCTGTTGTACGGCGTTGCCGCCTGCGCGGCGATGCTGGAGCAATTCGGGCGGTTCTTCGATGAAGGCTTGCTGCCGCTGCCGGAGGGGTTGGTCGAGTCGCCTTTGGCCGACGGCCTGGCACGTTACGCCGAGGTGAATCAGGGTGGCGGTGACAAAGTCATCCTCATTCCCTGA
- a CDS encoding DMT family transporter — MQTLDEGAVAAPVARSWLRLLLLPLVILAGMGLSVEAGLLGPLGVQVGHLWATLSIFGVGSAILFLLLLFAGPQKGPALNTLPRWQLIGGFLGPMYVVVLTLATPHIGIAMTMIAILSGQVGKSVLIDHFGWFGAARKKVNAERWLALGLIVVALVLIARG; from the coding sequence ATGCAGACGTTGGATGAAGGCGCTGTCGCGGCGCCGGTGGCGCGGTCGTGGTTGCGCTTGTTGCTCCTGCCGCTGGTGATCCTGGCGGGCATGGGCTTGTCGGTGGAGGCGGGGTTGCTCGGGCCGTTGGGTGTGCAGGTCGGGCATCTGTGGGCGACGTTGAGCATCTTTGGCGTGGGCTCGGCGATCCTGTTTTTGCTGCTGCTGTTCGCCGGTCCGCAAAAAGGCCCGGCGCTGAACACGTTGCCGCGCTGGCAGTTGATCGGCGGATTTCTCGGGCCGATGTATGTCGTGGTGTTGACGTTGGCGACGCCGCATATCGGCATTGCGATGACGATGATTGCGATCCTCTCCGGGCAGGTCGGCAAGAGTGTGCTGATCGACCACTTTGGCTGGTTCGGCGCGGCGCGCAAGAAGGTCAATGCTGAGCGTTGGCTGGCGTTGGGGTTGATTGTGGTGGCGTTGGTTCTGATTGCGCGGGGGTGA
- a CDS encoding DUF1427 family protein — protein MNYLISLAIGLGVGLLYGALDFRSPAPPAIALVGLLGMLAGEQLWPMGRQLVSGWLS, from the coding sequence ATGAACTATCTGATTTCGCTGGCCATCGGTCTGGGCGTCGGCCTGTTGTATGGCGCGCTCGACTTCCGTTCGCCCGCGCCGCCGGCCATCGCGCTGGTCGGTTTGCTCGGCATGCTCGCCGGTGAGCAGTTGTGGCCGATGGGCCGGCAACTGGTGTCGGGTTGGTTGTCCTGA
- a CDS encoding DUF6555 family protein — MNNAKLYVIEYTLHGAAKSFIIRSDKMDNAEAWHWASCDAGVGRIPRFGREKVQKTSKPMAEKFGVENVVWRPTS; from the coding sequence ATGAACAACGCAAAACTCTACGTCATCGAATACACCCTTCACGGCGCCGCCAAGTCGTTCATTATCCGCTCGGACAAAATGGACAACGCCGAGGCTTGGCACTGGGCGAGCTGCGACGCCGGCGTCGGGCGAATCCCGCGATTTGGCCGGGAAAAGGTGCAGAAAACCAGCAAACCGATGGCGGAAAAATTCGGCGTCGAAAATGTCGTGTGGCGACCGACCAGCTAA
- a CDS encoding AraC family transcriptional regulator codes for MLAMALAAPPDLSDTDVPVQRVARTYPRGLFIEPHEHVWGQLLYAMSGVMWVETPHEALVVPPQRAVWLPPGVPHGIRVVSDLQMRNIYLRPALAATLDQTVQVIEVGGLLRELIVGLVEQGDSGEPAYYEALVGLALLELKRARRSQLKIPLPDDSDRRLMNLCQAVMAAPSLEIPFEQHAENAGASVRTLARLFKDGLGMGFAEWRRQVQLATAVAELIQGVAVSVIARELGYSPSSFSDMFRRELGVAPSQFNTTQTVSV; via the coding sequence ATGCTCGCCATGGCCCTCGCCGCGCCCCCCGATCTGAGTGACACCGATGTGCCCGTGCAACGTGTGGCGCGGACCTATCCGCGTGGCTTGTTCATCGAACCGCATGAGCATGTCTGGGGGCAGTTGCTGTATGCGATGAGCGGGGTGATGTGGGTCGAGACGCCGCATGAAGCGCTGGTGGTGCCGCCGCAGCGTGCGGTGTGGTTGCCGCCCGGTGTGCCACACGGGATTCGTGTGGTCTCGGATCTGCAGATGCGCAATATCTACTTGCGCCCGGCGCTGGCGGCGACGCTGGATCAGACCGTGCAGGTGATTGAAGTCGGTGGTTTGCTGCGCGAGTTGATCGTCGGGCTGGTGGAGCAGGGCGACAGTGGCGAGCCGGCCTATTACGAGGCGTTGGTCGGCCTCGCGTTGCTGGAGCTGAAACGCGCACGGCGTTCGCAGTTGAAGATCCCGCTGCCGGATGACTCCGATCGGCGTCTGATGAATCTGTGTCAGGCGGTGATGGCGGCGCCGTCGCTGGAGATTCCATTTGAGCAGCACGCGGAAAATGCCGGGGCCAGCGTGCGCACGTTGGCGCGGTTGTTCAAGGATGGCCTCGGCATGGGCTTTGCCGAATGGCGGCGCCAGGTGCAACTGGCGACGGCGGTGGCGGAATTGATTCAGGGCGTGGCGGTCAGTGTCATCGCCCGCGAACTCGGCTACTCCCCCAGCAGCTTCAGCGACATGTTCCGCCGCGAACTGGGCGTCGCCCCCTCACAATTCAACACCACCCAAACCGTAAGCGTGTAG
- a CDS encoding LysR family transcriptional regulator has translation MHGLNELGFKALRLFVAVLDHGSFSEVARREGVAPSSISRQIQLMEQALNQQLLYRHTRAVSPTEAGRLLGHHARLLLVQLEEAGQALQEQQSEPTGLVRINAPVVFGQRHLTPWLGQLCARYPKLQLDIQQTDHYVDPLQEGADLLFRIGPLHDSSMQARILAPHRFQVAASPAYLKRHGAPQHPEDLAQHQCLAYKGATGQQRWFFRRDGEDWTPYSVKGPITGNHADTLTQAAEQGLGLVMFPSWLIGEAVREGTLVPVLREYQVSNSLEPQQIAVLWPGSRRLSVKVRTVIDFFIECFGEVPYWDRP, from the coding sequence ATGCACGGGCTCAACGAACTCGGATTCAAAGCGCTAAGGCTGTTTGTGGCGGTGCTCGACCATGGCAGTTTTTCCGAAGTCGCTCGCCGCGAGGGCGTGGCGCCCTCTTCGATTTCCCGGCAGATTCAATTGATGGAGCAAGCGCTGAACCAGCAATTGCTCTACCGCCACACCCGCGCCGTGAGCCCGACCGAAGCCGGGCGCCTGCTCGGTCATCACGCGCGACTGCTGCTGGTGCAACTGGAGGAAGCCGGGCAAGCCTTGCAGGAACAGCAAAGCGAACCCACCGGCCTGGTGCGAATCAACGCCCCGGTGGTGTTCGGCCAGCGTCATTTGACGCCGTGGCTGGGCCAGTTGTGCGCGCGCTATCCAAAGCTGCAACTGGATATCCAGCAGACCGACCATTACGTCGATCCCTTGCAGGAAGGTGCAGATCTGCTGTTTCGCATCGGCCCGCTGCACGATTCGAGCATGCAGGCGCGGATTCTGGCGCCGCATCGCTTTCAGGTCGCGGCCAGCCCAGCGTATCTCAAGCGCCACGGCGCACCGCAACATCCCGAGGATCTCGCGCAGCATCAATGCCTGGCCTATAAGGGTGCGACGGGGCAGCAACGCTGGTTTTTCCGTCGTGACGGGGAGGATTGGACGCCCTACTCGGTTAAAGGTCCGATCACCGGCAACCATGCCGACACGCTGACGCAAGCCGCCGAACAAGGGTTGGGGCTGGTGATGTTTCCGTCATGGCTGATTGGTGAAGCGGTGCGCGAAGGCACGCTGGTGCCGGTGCTGCGGGAGTATCAGGTGTCGAACAGCCTGGAACCGCAGCAGATCGCGGTGCTCTGGCCGGGGAGTCGACGGTTGTCGGTGAAGGTGCGCACGGTGATCGACTTCTTCATCGAATGCTTCGGGGAAGTGCCCTACTGGGACAGGCCTTGA
- a CDS encoding purine-nucleoside phosphorylase — translation MQAITRLTLAGLALLSSTAGAAEAPIQPKVVLITMFAPEAQNWIDRLQLKQEIRVPGLSAEYPNIRCNAQQVCLLTTGMGQTNAAASTLALALSPKFDLRKSYFLIAGIAGISPKHGTIGTAAWAHYLVEFGTQWEIDSRDAPSTWPTGYLGINSKSPNEKPPLDYKTEVFELNAKLQDKAFALSHKVELSESKESAAWRLKYPSAPANQPPVVTRCDTLAGNTWFSGTRLSERAEVWTRLLTDNKGEYCTTQQEDNSTYEALLRASREGLVDVQRLAVVRAGSDFDRPEPGGSEVDNLLKYADQGGFVPALENLYRAGNPLVQDILKHWSAWENGVPAP, via the coding sequence ATGCAAGCAATCACACGTCTGACCCTGGCCGGTCTGGCCCTGCTCTCTTCTACCGCCGGGGCGGCCGAGGCACCGATTCAACCGAAGGTAGTGCTGATCACCATGTTCGCCCCCGAGGCGCAAAACTGGATTGATCGTCTGCAGCTGAAGCAGGAAATCCGCGTACCGGGTCTGTCCGCCGAGTACCCGAACATCCGCTGCAATGCGCAGCAGGTGTGCCTGTTGACCACTGGCATGGGCCAGACCAACGCCGCCGCCTCGACGCTCGCACTGGCGTTGTCGCCGAAATTCGACTTGCGTAAAAGCTATTTCCTGATCGCTGGTATCGCCGGGATCAGCCCGAAACACGGGACCATCGGCACCGCCGCATGGGCGCATTATCTGGTGGAATTCGGCACGCAGTGGGAGATCGATTCACGCGATGCACCGTCGACCTGGCCGACCGGTTATCTGGGCATCAACAGCAAAAGCCCGAACGAAAAACCGCCGCTGGACTACAAGACTGAAGTGTTCGAACTGAACGCGAAACTGCAAGACAAAGCCTTCGCCCTCAGCCACAAGGTCGAACTGAGCGAGAGCAAGGAATCGGCGGCGTGGCGCCTGAAATATCCGTCGGCGCCGGCCAATCAGCCACCCGTCGTTACCCGTTGCGACACACTGGCCGGCAACACCTGGTTTTCCGGCACGCGCCTGAGCGAACGGGCCGAGGTCTGGACCAGACTGCTGACCGACAACAAGGGCGAATATTGCACGACGCAGCAGGAAGACAACTCGACCTATGAGGCGCTATTGCGCGCCAGTCGTGAAGGGCTGGTGGATGTACAGCGCCTGGCGGTGGTGCGCGCCGGCTCCGATTTCGACCGCCCTGAACCGGGCGGCAGTGAGGTAGATAACTTGCTCAAATATGCTGACCAAGGTGGATTTGTGCCGGCGCTGGAAAACCTTTATCGCGCAGGGAATCCGCTGGTGCAGGACATCCTCAAGCACTGGTCGGCCTGGGAAAACGGCGTTCCCGCCCCTTAA